GAAACCTCTCTCTCGTGCATGAATGGCACCGCGGACGTGCTGCAACAGTGACAGTGGCAACTCAGAGGCAAACGGCACAGTGGTTTCCAAATccctaatttcttttttaattttgccaatctaaataaaaattctaCGTAACAAAATAATGTACGTCATCGTAAACACGTCATCACAATTAGACATCATTAGTGAAAACTTAACGGTGAGAacttaattgactcatttttatAAGTCTATGGACTcaattaaaaccaaaaataaaacgATGATCCACTTGAAattgacacacaaatacaaatgagggtttaaaccttgattttaatatcaagagaattaaataatataatctaaaattgaatattattatataaagttaACTTTGTTCAATATTATTCAATATACATGATTAAATAGAAATATGtttaatactaaaaattaaagacaaaatgTTCAATACCAAAGACAATTGGGGTTGAAGTCATCAAATGGTTAGCACCTAACGTTAGATGTTGGGTTTTGTTCCCCTACCCCAATTGACATTGTGTAAAGGGCTGTGTAGAAAAATGCAATATGTGAGGTTGAAGGCCTGTTGCATATGTCATTGCTGCATGTTGGTCTCAAGCTCTTCAGTGACACTGCTACTGTCAGAAGTGTCATACCCTGTCATCAAATAATGCAACTAGTAAGTGCATCAAGTGGTTTGCTAGATACACACATCTATATCTcaaaactattaatttttaacCTGCAGTACATGCAAATCTTCATGAAATCATACTCAGGTAAAAAACAAAGTGATCACCATTTAGAATAATTTGTCAAAGGGGCATGttctttcattatcaatcacTTGGTAATTCAGCCTTTCAATATAATTTCTCATCCCATTTTTATAAACTGACAGTGCACAATAATgctttaaaatgaattttggaAATCTTAATATCATTCTCTGTCACACTtagaattatataaatttattaaaaatagaaaaatatggaTTCCCCTCAATTTCAATGagttttatatgattttactatttttaataaagcctttcttattttttcctcttttaaaaattaaactaaaagaaCATAAATGAGAGAATATCGCCCAAAATATATGTAATGCTTCATTATATACCTCACACTGAAAacgaaaaacataaataaaaaaatgaattaaaatttaataaaattttgaattggaAGTATTTGGTGGATGAggtaaactaacaaaaaaaaagatgctaaaagtaattaaaagatAGAGGAGTTTAAATTAGATTGATtaactttcaaattttattaacaaacttattatatatacaCTAGTACAGTCAAAGGAAATGGCATGGGTTATTTTTGCCTATAAGCAGCGGTTcctcaaccgaggcatatactgacgaggtaaaaagtcttCCTCTTATGCCTCAATTGTGAACCGAGTTAGTATCTTGTCCTCTACTGCCTCCGTTAggacctgaaccgaggcagtagagtggtttttacttttttttttctagccACACTTTATTCAGCTTATTGTGATAAGAAATTAGTTCAAGGCAAATTCTTCCAACCCTGTGACCTTGAGCACAAACACGTCCAACATCTTTTTCTCCACAGAGATAACCTGCGTTGGCCTCATCGCTTGACGCTCTCACAAACCACAAGAACTTGTGCTTGCTTAATTCCAAACCATGTGCCAACTCGTTCATTTGCTCTTGTGAGAGTGTTCCACCACTCCAAAACACATACAAAACCGAACCATCTTGTTGCTTCTCCAACCATGTCAGACACTTCAACCCTCTTGTACAACCAGTTGTAGCTATCCCAATTTGAACAATTGGTCTAACAGGATACAAAGGAGGGTAACCCCTTTCATCATCTTTGAATGCTTGATCAGACCTGTTTCcagtaaaaaacaaaatcagaaatAGTTTGCAATTGACCATTGTGTTTTGATCCTGTGCTTGAACATAGAGATCCCTGCCATGAAAGGGCACACACCATGGTACTATGATGGGGTGGGGCAGATCCTTGTGGAGCATGGGGAAGTAGAAGTGAGTGCAGAGAGTGGTTATAGAGAACCCAAATCACCAAAAATCACTAACCTCATGCGAGCATAGAGAACTCGAAAATCCCCAAACGAAACCATCCGTCGCAGCGGAGATGGGGAGGCAAGCGAAGAGCAGGCGCTCGACGGCAACGACGATGGAAGGGTTTTCGAGCAGGAGCCACTTGAACTTGAGAGATGACCAGACGCCAAGGAGAAAGGTGGTGTGGGCGTAGAGGAAAGAGGTAATGGCAGCCACGGCGACGGAGGAGTTGAAGGCGACGAGGAGGGAGGAGGAGGCGGAGAGGAAGAAGGCGAGCTGGGCGAAGATAAGGGAGGAGGAGGCGAAGAGGAAGAAGGCGAGCTGGGCGAAGATAAGGGAGAACCACACGACAAAGAAGGCGGCGGGCTTGAGGCTGAGGGCGTCGAGGATGACGACGACAAGGGTGCCACCAAGGTCGAGGAGGAATAAAGCGGATGGAATTAGGGCGATGATGATCCGGTAGTTGTAAGCGAATGATGAGGGGGTTTTGAGGGATCTAGAGGAGGCGGAGGAAGCAGAGGTGGAGGAGACACCCTTGCCGTGGACGTGACGCAACGACGAAGGGTGGGAGTCGTTAGGGTTTTGGGAGGAGGAGAATGAGGGGGCGTTATTGGATGAGGACAGGGTTATGTGAGGGCGAAATGCGCGAGGACAGGGTTATGGAAAGATAGGGTATATTGCCTCAGGTGGGGTTTGAACCAAGGTCATATTATCTATATGCCTTGGTTCCTCTTAAACCGGGTAAAAAAAGTTAACCTAaactacgaaaatgccaccgctTTCTTATAGATTTTGGTTCCGCCTCAACCGAAGCCTATTGTACGATTTCAAATCCAGTTCTTTTACTAGTGATAGtaaattataacaatttcaGTGTTGGTATTGTTCGTAACCTTTTCACAGTATTTGCTTTGTATGGAATATAAAATATGCTGAATGTTGACGAAAGTGGATCACGATGGAGAAAATACAGAGAAgtgtttgatattttgaaagaaagagaaaagaagttaCCAAGACATAAATGAGAGATGAGATGAGAGAGTGAAAGTCTAGAAGCGACCAAGTAAGAATCTTCTATGCAAGCTCCAATAATTGGCGTTATCCACACATATCCTAACCAGTTTCACACATAGTTTCACATTCCTCACTGATGAAACTATGTCTTCATGAAGTTGGCTTGTAATGTAATTCACCAAATTCGAAGCCACTCCATAAAAGGTGATGGCAATGCTCTAGCTAGGACAAGCCAAATCTAGAAGCAAATCAAGCCATAAGTTCATGGATTAAGATTGCATAATTTGGTGGTGGTGAAAGGTGTTGATAACTCATGGTTTTGGTGAGTTGTATGGTGATGGAAGATGTGTTTAAGGGTTCTCtaagagaggttgggccaactcttggAGGAAGGCGGCTAGAGGAGGCCACTTGGGTTGCTCTATCCTAGGGTAACCTTAAAAGAATAGTATGACACAAAAGTTGCAGCATAACTttactctaaatcaaaggtgattaCGTGATGGAGAGcccctctatttataggctaaggtgtCTCAAAAATGGGCTGAAACTTTAACATAAAAGAGAACCCTTGGTTGgcttggagagcaaggagaaatcctctccaataAGAGAGAGACAAGTggcaaaaatcctctcaaatgagagagtgacatgtggccactacctatggaaaaactcttcattcctagagtgacacatggccactaaCTAGGAGGAAAACTCTCCAATGGGAAGCCTCCACATCTCTAGGACGAAATCTTGCTCCCTTGTCCTCCAAGCTTAGCCAAAATGTTGACCCCTTGGTCAACACACCCTTTTTGGACATTCAAGCATAGTCAACTTTGGGCATTGGCCCTTTGTTGACTTATTTGGTCAAAATCCTATTCTACTTGGCCTAAATTACAAGGCTCAATTGAAATCCTACACTACTAGGCCcataatacaaagcccaaataaaatctagactacttggtccaaaatacaaagcccaaataaaatctagactacTTGGTCCAAAATATAAGactcaaaattattcttactctaaTAAATCTTTATGATGACTTAAGATTACCCAAGAGAAAGAGTCTAGGCCCATCTTCCATAGATGCCTCCAACACTTCATGAATGTGCTAGGTCATGGCAAGGGGTATGCCATCATCGCCATCCTTTCAAATGCTTCATACCCTAAATCAAACACCACTAAATCAGAATAACCCTACCATATCATCATTGAATGTTATATGTAAGTATATATATAGAAACAGTGTATATATGCTGCCTGGATAGCAACCTATATCTGCATAATGCAACCaatatgaaaaagaattaagaaattgatTCTGACCAACACGAAAAGCACAAGCCTTCCATTTGCCGGTTTTAGATGAAAGTGCATGGTGACCACGAAAAACAACAGTAGCATCTTGGGTATAATCTGCATTGGCCAAGGATTTATCTCTCCACCAAATTGAGATGCAGTAAACTCTTCCTCTGCTTGTACATAAGCTTCATTGAATGTATAATCAAGGCCCTCATCGAAAGTAGGAAGTGGAGTATACTAAATAGTTATTGGTTAAGCGTACTAAATAGCCTATATATAGTGGTGCAGTGGCGTAGTTAAATCATATAATGAGGATCTAATGagaacttgattttttttttcaatttgtgaTTTGAATATGACAATAGAAATATGAGAATTTTGTTACAGTTACCTATGACTTATTTCTAATCCCCTTGAAGAAATCTTTTCAAGGAAACCaatgaggaaaagaaaaaaaaaatagtggagagGATTTAAAGACTTGTGcgggaagtcccacatcggctAGAAATAAAGCtaatttataagtgggtgcaaatctcgccttaaggctttgttcacttgaatggatttgggagagagtgattgaatgaatttgagaggatttgaaggtaaattttttgttgtttatttgagtgaatttggaggtaagtgagagtagatttggaactaaatttttttaatctgtcacatcaatcaaatcgtatactaattctcacaaactttacttccaaatctactctcacttacctccaaattcactcaaataaacaacaaaaaatttaccttcaaatcctctcaaattcattcaatcactctcccccaaatccattcaagtaaaAAAAGCCTaaaagtcggttttgtgggattgagttaggtttaaagtccatTTCTTAACATGGTACCATAGCCatgttagagcctatcctagtgaGATTTGTGTGGACATATTGTTCCACTCGCTATCAGACCACTATCGTATCAcccattaatgtttagtctcacgctcgagataTATATACCTTGGCGTAAGAGGGGTATGTTGGAAGTCCATAAGTGGGTGCagacctcaccttacaagttggttttgtgGGGTAGAGCTAGACTAAAAGTCCACTAGTCGTCGCTGTTAGAGTCGTCGTCGCCGATGTTAGATTCGttatttagggtttagggtttaggttttatttagattttatttttaaaatatttatagataagTGGAAATATCAATAGATATAAGAATATTCCAAGGATTATCATTTACAAttcattcaattatattttttagatcCAGTCAGTTCTATCCAATTTGTCCAGTGAGCAAGACCAAGTCACCCAAGAACAAGGTCAAGTCGCCCAACGACTCTAAGTCACTTAACAAACCGTGCATtgcaaaaatcattaaatagaATGCGTAACgtatctaaaaataatattttgaggAATAAGAAACTAACTTTAAAGGAGAGACGACAGAGTCACATTCTAGAGACAGGAGACACTTATCATCATTATTTTCATGATCTATCATTTTTCTAGTACCGAGAATGTTTAGAAGTAATTAACTCTCGTGTTCATTAGGGTTAGATGTAATATATCTCCACTCTTTGTGATTTATGTTATCTAATATacttctttttcattattattgtgTTTTACTCTTATTCttaattgcatgattattgattgtttattttatatgcaattatagaaaataatgtAAAACCTTGATTGAAATAGTACAACTAATAGAGTTTATCTTTAAACATAGAGTTTAATCAAGTAACCATTATAAacatctaaatttaatttaaattttaaataaaaacatttaaggAATTGGACCtttattagtaaaatttaaatttgtctcTAAAGAACTAGAATTTGTTAGCTTGCGATATACATACTagagtaaaaattaaaaacatattatttaacatttttacatCGAATTGATATATGAAACACAATCTGAGTAAAATGTCTATCACATATTTAACTtcataaatctaaatttttttttagaatgtaAAATTATCTCATTAAAAGttaattcttttcattatttcaaatatcttaATCTTATCCAATAGATaatcataatttcattataCAAACACGGAATCTCTTGACAAAAATGTTTTTCACTTCATTATTTGTACAATTTAGTATACTTCCTAATATCTTATCAATTTCTCAGAAAATATAACTTGAAATTTTCTTAGAACACCTAACGGTATTAAAAAACCAACCATGTGAAAGAGTTTACTGACTTTTAGTTCTGCGATATTGAAAAGACTGAGAATAGTTCTTTACTGATCAAGACAGATGCAATAATGTACGGtgaaatattaaatgcaagtgTGGACACTGATGATGGCCCACTCAACAAATTCATAGGAATAAAATCAAATGGAGGtttaaaagaagatttttgtAGCCTTGCAATGGAGCTAATGTCTGGagcaagaaaaaaataatggaatGGAAAAAGTTAGATCGCTGCATGAAGATATCTCCTCTCATACAAACCAATTATTTGATCAGCCACAGCCCACATAATGGCCTGTCCAGGGGGGATCCTCATGAGTCGAGGCAGCAGACCTTTCCATAAGGCAAGAAGTCCTTCTTCGGCATATATTGTTCTAATGGCATGCACCATACCCTTGTATTTCAGTTCACCCCCTTCTCTGCTCTGAGCCATCAACCTTGTTTTCACCACATCAAATGGACCAGTACAGATAGGACCTGCTGTGCCTGCAAGGAATCCAGAAATCATAGATTGCCATGGTTGGAGGACTTTCCCATCCCCTTCATGCTTCTTCCACAAAAGCACATCAAAAGCATTTTTGGCAGTAAACATGGCAGATTGGTTTGTCCCATTACGCATCACAGTAGGAGCAACACCTGCCCAAAGACCCCGAAATCCTTCTTCTCTGATAATCATTCGAGCACAGTGAATAGGACCTTTGTATTTCAAAAGCTCAGGGCTTAGACCTTTCTGCTGCTGCAATCTTATCTTCACAACCTGCAATAAGACATACAAATATGAACCTCTCCGATGACAAAACCAAACTATGCGCAGATGTTTGCTATGATAGGTATGTTATATGCTGAAAAGTCATACTATTAGGCTAATACTATAGTAATAACAAAAAAGAATCATCCACTGTTGCAATCAATTTAGGCAACTAGAAACTAAGCAGCATCTGAACTAGATAAACATTAAGACAAATTTGGCAGTAAAAATATAATCTGACAATACTAGTTAAAGTAATTacaatattctattttatttaatttttatggatAAAGGTTTAGGAGAGAGGTTGCCTTAATGCAAGGTCAGGCTATGCTTTAAGGCCTTAAAATGATGCGTACAAATGATCTGCCAACGAGAGAGTTCACTAACTGTAATCAAATCTAAGACCTTGTCCTCAGTGCTATTGGTCCTACCAATTGAATCAACTCTTGTAAGGTGAGGATTAATTAACTGTGACCTTCTCCTACCagatgaaattttattaattcaaaacTTACCATGCACTAGAAAATTCTAACATAATTAATGAACAAAGTTTCCTTCTAGTTCTGACCCCATTCAAAGAAGGGAAATTgttctttctccttttatgaTCTGGTATCCATAAACAAAAGTGAacattttttcatttgattgaCCAATGAAATGCTTTATAATTCAAAAGTCTGTTAATTACATAGGTAAATCATACTAATCCGCATAGACTGAAAATCTTATATGTTCATTCTCGTTAAAGTTTCTTGATTCTGTTGTAATAAAGAAATGTTAGCTATCTAAATTTGTAGAATACTTTTATACGATTCTATCTCTCCTAGTTTGTGGCAGAGATATAGTTGAGTTTCAATTCTAAAAGACCAACTTGTTAGGTGAGAATTATTAACCCATCTATATTTTGGCACTGTCTGTTGTGGGACTTCGGTTTTCCCAGTACAGTCCGTACCATTGGACTTGGTACACGGATAAAAAGGTAAGTAAATTTggtttaagtctaactcaatcctaaaaaatggaaaaaactTCTAAGGTGAGAATTTTCctcttataaacttttttttttctcaagaaCTTATTTTAGTGACATCCAGAGTAAATtaagtgaggaagaagagaataaCAAGATTATATAACTCAGTTACCATGATGAAGCAGACACAATAGATTAGTAACATTTCTTAAGCTTTTGGAGCCAGTATGAAACACATTTCCTCTCAATGAAAAAGATCCAGACACAGACAATACCATATATGGAACAACTTAGGATGTTAGATATTTTAGCACAGATTATTTGGCTAGTCAATAGTGCCGATTAACTGTGACCATTCTTCACAAAACACCTTGGCACTTGAAAAAGACTAGATCAGCAAATGCTTGCTACAAAACAAAGGTCATGATATTGTTTTGACTTTCAGGATAGATACAACAACAGAGAATCTTGTTGAACTGGAGTAAGCAAGATCATCAAGCCTTTTAATGCTTGACTGGAAGCAGCAGATGGGGAACGATTGCAACAAACTCAAATGGGTGaaggaaaaaacaaaagcttgaaaatcaagaaagaatagagcaaaaaaatgaaataaaataaaagtaaagttAGTGCCACACTTGtcaaaatcaagaacattgTAATAATCAAACGGTGAAAACAAATGGCAGAGTAAAGTTGGTTCCACAACATTAGACAATCTGCTCCCCATTAAAGGTAGAGAAATCACTCATCCTTAATCCTTTATGGAGAGATGATCTTTATACAGAGCCAAGTACAATGGCTAAACTCTAACTAACCTAACAAAAAGCACAATTGTCAGATAGGAACAGCTAACTAACTACAGATAAATGAGAGATTGATAGGAGCAGTAGGCACGATAAGAAACCACCACAGGAGAGTCCGGTAGCAGCAGCATGAGAGAGGGCAGCAAATGATGAGTGAGAGGCCCAAGAGATCCAACATTAAGCGTAAACAGTGgactgaatttttttta
This window of the Vigna angularis cultivar LongXiaoDou No.4 chromosome 7, ASM1680809v1, whole genome shotgun sequence genome carries:
- the LOC108336366 gene encoding mitochondrial succinate-fumarate transporter 1 → MKRDDAQDNSNLHTKKSIPPYMKAISGSLGGIVEASCLQPIDVIKTRLQLDRSGNYKGILHCGATISRTEGVRALWKGLTPFATHLTLKYALRMGSNAVFQSAFKDPETGKLSGHGRFLSGFGAGVLEAIVIVTPFEVVKIRLQQQKGLSPELLKYKGPIHCARMIIREEGFRGLWAGVAPTVMRNGTNQSAMFTAKNAFDVLLWKKHEGDGKVLQPWQSMISGFLAGTAGPICTGPFDVVKTRLMAQSREGGELKYKGMVHAIRTIYAEEGLLALWKGLLPRLMRIPPGQAIMWAVADQIIGLYERRYLHAAI